The Euphorbia lathyris chromosome 8, ddEupLath1.1, whole genome shotgun sequence genome has a window encoding:
- the LOC136202892 gene encoding uncharacterized protein isoform X3: protein MGDSDPLGPYDSSNNYDYFGIMNDSNPTLANLSSTNDPAASFNPFGGPITNVPPFLFNDPMAWNHIYNRPSNTTTQQSHEAGPSPAYNGREAGNDQPTLLDNRQPFRFWPSEASLFHNTTTHQSHEAGPSSTYNGREAGNDQPTFLDDRQPFQFRPSDASLFHNTTPHQSHEAGPSSSTYNGREAGNDQPTFLDNGQRFRFWPSEASLFHNTTTHQSHEAGPSSTHGGREAGNDQPTFLDDSQPLPLWPPEAAPYQCSCCQVLREIIHSDVAGKCATKLEIHGRLGIICHAILEIKDRVSMVPSASQFRMIDFCKKSIENVKEYLQQYCDDQSRAGLVLVQDPLSIFYEALCVGIGNLWEENATSEEPSDSEEVRPAPRNRERASRNLAEQMSSAEAESSEDESSRSQRLF from the exons ATGGGGGACTCCGATCCTCTAGGTCCATATGATAGTTCCAATAACTATGATTATTTCGGTATCATGAATGATTCTAATCCTACTCTTGCTAATTTATCTTCCACGAACGATCCCGCTGCTTCGTTTAATCCTTTTGGTGGTCCAATAACCAATGTCCCTCCTTTCCTTTTTAATGATCCAATGGCTTGGAATCATATTTATAACAGGCCAAGTAATACGACGACTCAGCAGTCTCACGAAGCAGGGCCGTCGCCTGCTTACAACGGAAGAGAAGCGGGAAATGATCAGCCAACACTTTTAGATAACAGGCAGCCTTTTCGATTTTGGCCATCGGAAGCATCCCTGTTCCATAATACGACAACGCATCAGTCTCACGAAGCAGGGCCATCGAGTACTTACAATGGAAGAGAAGCGGGAAATGATCAGCCAACGTTTTTAGACGACAGGCAGCCTTTTCAATTTCGGCCGTCAGACGCATCCCTGTTCCATAATACGACACCCCATCAGTCTCACGAAGCAGGGCCGTCGTCGAGTACTTACAACGGAAGAGAAGCAGGAAATGATCAGCCAACGTTTTTAGATAACGGGCAGCGTTTTCGATTTTGGCCATCGGAAGCATCCCTGTTCCATAATACGACAACGCATCAGTCTCACGAAGCAGGGCCGTCAAGTACTCACGGGGGAAGAGAAGCGGGAAATGATCAACCAACGTTTTTAGATGATAGTCAGCCTCTTCCACTTTGGCCACCGGAAGCAGCCCCATACCAGTGTAGTTGTTGTCAAGTTCTTAGAGAAATTATCCACAGTGATG TGGCAGGCAAATGCGCTACGAAACTAGAAATTCATGGAAGATTGGGAATCATATGCCATGCTATTCTTGAAATTAAGGATCGTGTCAGTATGGTTCCTTCAGCGTCTCAGTTTCGCATGATTGA tttttgtaagaaaagCATAGAGAATGTAAAGGAATATTTGCAACAGTACTGTGATGATCAGAGTAGGGCTGGATTAGTTTTGGTGCAAGATCCTCTCTCAATCTTCTACGAAGCTTTATGTGTTGGAATTGGAAATCTATGGGAGGAAAATGCAACCAGTGAGGAACCAAGTGATTCAG AAGAAGTAAGACCGGCTCCAAGAAATAGGGAAAGAGCGTCTAGAAATCTAGCAGAGCAG ATGAGTAGTGCAGAGGCAGAGAGCAGCGAGGATGAATCTTCGCGATCTCAAAGATTATTTTGA
- the LOC136202891 gene encoding 1-aminocyclopropane-1-carboxylate oxidase 1, producing the protein MEIPVIDFSQLNGEKRSKMLAVLHEACQNWGFFQIENHGIDHKLMEKVKQLVNLHYEKNLKESFYESEIATRLNNEQNASEVDWESAYFIWHRPTSNINEIHNLPEDFGKSMEEYITQLIELAENIAALMSENLGLEKDHIKEAFSGSKGASVGTKVAKYPQCPQPELVRGLREHTDAGGIILLLQDDQVPGLEFWKDGEWVAIPPSINNRIFVNTGDQLEVLSNGRYRSALHRVLADKNGSRLSIATFYNPAGDAIISPASKLLYPHGYRFQDYLKLYSTTKFLDKGPRFESMKNMNNGYNGANV; encoded by the exons ATGGAGATCCCAGTTATAGATTTCAGTCAGCTTAATGGTGAGAAGAGGAGCAAAATGTTAGCAGTTCTTCACGAAGCGTGCCAAAATTGGGGCTTCTTTCAG ATTGAGAACCATGGAATTGACCATAAGTTGATGGAGAAGGTGAAACAATTGGTCAATTTGCACTATGAGAAGAACCTGAAGGAAAGTTTCTATGAATCTGAGATAGCTACACGCttgaataatgaacaaaatgcATCTGAAGTAGACTGGGAGAGTGCATACTTCATTTGGCATCGTCCAACATCCAACATCAATGAAATTCACAACTTACCAGAGGATTTTGG AAAATCAATGGAGGAGTACATTACTCAATTGATCGAGCTAGCAGAGAACATTGCTGCGCTCATGTCTGAGAATCTGGGGTTGGAAAAAGATCACATAAAGGAAGCATTCTCGGGATCGAAAGGTGCTTCTGTCGGAACAAAAGTGGCTAAGTATCCACAGTGTCCTCAACCGGAGCTTGTAAGAGGGCTTAGGGAACACACTGATGCTGGGGGAATCATCTTGTTGCTCCAAGATGATCAAGTTCCAGGACTTGAATTCTGGAAAGATGGAGAATGGGTGGCGATTCCTCCATCAATAAATAACAGAATTTTTGTGAACACCGGTGATCAGTTAGAAGTTTTGAGTAATGGAAGGTATAGAAGTGCTTTGCACCGTGTCCTGGCTGACAAGAATGGAAGCAGGCTCTCCATTGCTACCTTCTACAATCCTGCTGGTGATGCCATCATTTCTCCGGCTTCCAAACTCCTGTATCCTCATGGCTACAGGTTTCAAGATTACCTAAAGCTCTATTCCACAACTAAGTTTTTAGATAAGGGCCCTAGATTTGAATCCATGAAAAACATGAACAATGGATACAACGGTGCCAATGTCTAG
- the LOC136202892 gene encoding uncharacterized protein isoform X4: MGDSDPLGPYDSSNNYDYFGIMNDSNPTLANLSSTNDPAASFNPFGGPITNVPPFLFNDPMAWNHIYNRPSNTTTQQSHEAGPSPAYNGREAGNDQPTLLDNRQPFRFWPSEASLFHNTTTHQSHEAGPSSTYNGREAGNDQPTFLDDRQPFQFRPSDASLFHNTTPHQSHEAGPSSSTYNGREAGNDQPTFLDNGQRFRFWPSEASLFHNTTTHQSHEAGPSSTHGGREAGNDQPTFLDDSQPLPLWPPEAAPYQCSCCQVLREIIHSDVAGKCATKLEIHGRLGIICHAILEIKDRVSMVPSASQFRMIDFCKKSIENVKEYLQQYCDDQSRAGLVLVQDPLSIFYEALCVGIGNLWEENATSEEPSDSEEVRPAPRNRERASRNLAEQCRGREQRG; the protein is encoded by the exons ATGGGGGACTCCGATCCTCTAGGTCCATATGATAGTTCCAATAACTATGATTATTTCGGTATCATGAATGATTCTAATCCTACTCTTGCTAATTTATCTTCCACGAACGATCCCGCTGCTTCGTTTAATCCTTTTGGTGGTCCAATAACCAATGTCCCTCCTTTCCTTTTTAATGATCCAATGGCTTGGAATCATATTTATAACAGGCCAAGTAATACGACGACTCAGCAGTCTCACGAAGCAGGGCCGTCGCCTGCTTACAACGGAAGAGAAGCGGGAAATGATCAGCCAACACTTTTAGATAACAGGCAGCCTTTTCGATTTTGGCCATCGGAAGCATCCCTGTTCCATAATACGACAACGCATCAGTCTCACGAAGCAGGGCCATCGAGTACTTACAATGGAAGAGAAGCGGGAAATGATCAGCCAACGTTTTTAGACGACAGGCAGCCTTTTCAATTTCGGCCGTCAGACGCATCCCTGTTCCATAATACGACACCCCATCAGTCTCACGAAGCAGGGCCGTCGTCGAGTACTTACAACGGAAGAGAAGCAGGAAATGATCAGCCAACGTTTTTAGATAACGGGCAGCGTTTTCGATTTTGGCCATCGGAAGCATCCCTGTTCCATAATACGACAACGCATCAGTCTCACGAAGCAGGGCCGTCAAGTACTCACGGGGGAAGAGAAGCGGGAAATGATCAACCAACGTTTTTAGATGATAGTCAGCCTCTTCCACTTTGGCCACCGGAAGCAGCCCCATACCAGTGTAGTTGTTGTCAAGTTCTTAGAGAAATTATCCACAGTGATG TGGCAGGCAAATGCGCTACGAAACTAGAAATTCATGGAAGATTGGGAATCATATGCCATGCTATTCTTGAAATTAAGGATCGTGTCAGTATGGTTCCTTCAGCGTCTCAGTTTCGCATGATTGA tttttgtaagaaaagCATAGAGAATGTAAAGGAATATTTGCAACAGTACTGTGATGATCAGAGTAGGGCTGGATTAGTTTTGGTGCAAGATCCTCTCTCAATCTTCTACGAAGCTTTATGTGTTGGAATTGGAAATCTATGGGAGGAAAATGCAACCAGTGAGGAACCAAGTGATTCAG AAGAAGTAAGACCGGCTCCAAGAAATAGGGAAAGAGCGTCTAGAAATCTAGCAGAGCAG TGCAGAGGCAGAGAGCAGCGAGGATGA
- the LOC136202892 gene encoding uncharacterized protein isoform X2 translates to MGDSDPLGPYDSSNNYDYFGIMNDSNPTLANLSSTNDPAASFNPFGGPITNVPPFLFNDPMAWNHIYNRPSNTTTQQSHEAGPSPAYNGREAGNDQPTLLDNRQPFRFWPSEASLFHNTTTHQSHEAGPSSTYNGREAGNDQPTFLDDRQPFQFRPSDASLFHNTTPHQSHEAGPSSSTYNGREAGNDQPTFLDNGQRFRFWPSEASLFHNTTTHQSHEAGPSSTHGGREAGNDQPTFLDDSQPLPLWPPEAAPYQCSCCQVLREIIHSDVAGKCATKLEIHGRLGIICHAILEIKDRVSMVPSASQFRMIDFCKKSIENVKEYLQQYCDDQSRAGLVLVQDPLSIFYEALCVGIGNLWEENATSEEPSDSEVRPAPRNRERASRNLAEQRQRAARMNLRDLKDYFDIPINQASRQLNLCPTVVKKICRRNGMSRWPYRKIKCNQRKISEFTAILNANESTAAERTIAAKNIRKLEAEISKFYAAGNN, encoded by the exons ATGGGGGACTCCGATCCTCTAGGTCCATATGATAGTTCCAATAACTATGATTATTTCGGTATCATGAATGATTCTAATCCTACTCTTGCTAATTTATCTTCCACGAACGATCCCGCTGCTTCGTTTAATCCTTTTGGTGGTCCAATAACCAATGTCCCTCCTTTCCTTTTTAATGATCCAATGGCTTGGAATCATATTTATAACAGGCCAAGTAATACGACGACTCAGCAGTCTCACGAAGCAGGGCCGTCGCCTGCTTACAACGGAAGAGAAGCGGGAAATGATCAGCCAACACTTTTAGATAACAGGCAGCCTTTTCGATTTTGGCCATCGGAAGCATCCCTGTTCCATAATACGACAACGCATCAGTCTCACGAAGCAGGGCCATCGAGTACTTACAATGGAAGAGAAGCGGGAAATGATCAGCCAACGTTTTTAGACGACAGGCAGCCTTTTCAATTTCGGCCGTCAGACGCATCCCTGTTCCATAATACGACACCCCATCAGTCTCACGAAGCAGGGCCGTCGTCGAGTACTTACAACGGAAGAGAAGCAGGAAATGATCAGCCAACGTTTTTAGATAACGGGCAGCGTTTTCGATTTTGGCCATCGGAAGCATCCCTGTTCCATAATACGACAACGCATCAGTCTCACGAAGCAGGGCCGTCAAGTACTCACGGGGGAAGAGAAGCGGGAAATGATCAACCAACGTTTTTAGATGATAGTCAGCCTCTTCCACTTTGGCCACCGGAAGCAGCCCCATACCAGTGTAGTTGTTGTCAAGTTCTTAGAGAAATTATCCACAGTGATG TGGCAGGCAAATGCGCTACGAAACTAGAAATTCATGGAAGATTGGGAATCATATGCCATGCTATTCTTGAAATTAAGGATCGTGTCAGTATGGTTCCTTCAGCGTCTCAGTTTCGCATGATTGA tttttgtaagaaaagCATAGAGAATGTAAAGGAATATTTGCAACAGTACTGTGATGATCAGAGTAGGGCTGGATTAGTTTTGGTGCAAGATCCTCTCTCAATCTTCTACGAAGCTTTATGTGTTGGAATTGGAAATCTATGGGAGGAAAATGCAACCAGTGAGGAACCAAGTGATTCAG AAGTAAGACCGGCTCCAAGAAATAGGGAAAGAGCGTCTAGAAATCTAGCAGAGCAG AGGCAGAGAGCAGCGAGGATGAATCTTCGCGATCTCAAAGATTATTTTGATATCCCGATAAACCAAGCTTCGAGGCAATTGAACTTGTGTCCTACAGTTGTTAAAAAGATTTGCAGGAGAAATGGTATGAGTCGATGGCCTTATAGAAAG ATCAAATGCAACCAGAGAAAAATCTCAGAGTTTACTGCCATTTTGAATGCAAATGAAAGTACTGCAGCGGAAAGGACTATAGCAGCAAAGAATATTCGTAAGCTTGAAGCAGAAATATCTAAGTTTTATGCTGCAGgcaacaattaa
- the LOC136202892 gene encoding uncharacterized protein isoform X1, with product MGDSDPLGPYDSSNNYDYFGIMNDSNPTLANLSSTNDPAASFNPFGGPITNVPPFLFNDPMAWNHIYNRPSNTTTQQSHEAGPSPAYNGREAGNDQPTLLDNRQPFRFWPSEASLFHNTTTHQSHEAGPSSTYNGREAGNDQPTFLDDRQPFQFRPSDASLFHNTTPHQSHEAGPSSSTYNGREAGNDQPTFLDNGQRFRFWPSEASLFHNTTTHQSHEAGPSSTHGGREAGNDQPTFLDDSQPLPLWPPEAAPYQCSCCQVLREIIHSDVAGKCATKLEIHGRLGIICHAILEIKDRVSMVPSASQFRMIDFCKKSIENVKEYLQQYCDDQSRAGLVLVQDPLSIFYEALCVGIGNLWEENATSEEPSDSEEVRPAPRNRERASRNLAEQRQRAARMNLRDLKDYFDIPINQASRQLNLCPTVVKKICRRNGMSRWPYRKIKCNQRKISEFTAILNANESTAAERTIAAKNIRKLEAEISKFYAAGNN from the exons ATGGGGGACTCCGATCCTCTAGGTCCATATGATAGTTCCAATAACTATGATTATTTCGGTATCATGAATGATTCTAATCCTACTCTTGCTAATTTATCTTCCACGAACGATCCCGCTGCTTCGTTTAATCCTTTTGGTGGTCCAATAACCAATGTCCCTCCTTTCCTTTTTAATGATCCAATGGCTTGGAATCATATTTATAACAGGCCAAGTAATACGACGACTCAGCAGTCTCACGAAGCAGGGCCGTCGCCTGCTTACAACGGAAGAGAAGCGGGAAATGATCAGCCAACACTTTTAGATAACAGGCAGCCTTTTCGATTTTGGCCATCGGAAGCATCCCTGTTCCATAATACGACAACGCATCAGTCTCACGAAGCAGGGCCATCGAGTACTTACAATGGAAGAGAAGCGGGAAATGATCAGCCAACGTTTTTAGACGACAGGCAGCCTTTTCAATTTCGGCCGTCAGACGCATCCCTGTTCCATAATACGACACCCCATCAGTCTCACGAAGCAGGGCCGTCGTCGAGTACTTACAACGGAAGAGAAGCAGGAAATGATCAGCCAACGTTTTTAGATAACGGGCAGCGTTTTCGATTTTGGCCATCGGAAGCATCCCTGTTCCATAATACGACAACGCATCAGTCTCACGAAGCAGGGCCGTCAAGTACTCACGGGGGAAGAGAAGCGGGAAATGATCAACCAACGTTTTTAGATGATAGTCAGCCTCTTCCACTTTGGCCACCGGAAGCAGCCCCATACCAGTGTAGTTGTTGTCAAGTTCTTAGAGAAATTATCCACAGTGATG TGGCAGGCAAATGCGCTACGAAACTAGAAATTCATGGAAGATTGGGAATCATATGCCATGCTATTCTTGAAATTAAGGATCGTGTCAGTATGGTTCCTTCAGCGTCTCAGTTTCGCATGATTGA tttttgtaagaaaagCATAGAGAATGTAAAGGAATATTTGCAACAGTACTGTGATGATCAGAGTAGGGCTGGATTAGTTTTGGTGCAAGATCCTCTCTCAATCTTCTACGAAGCTTTATGTGTTGGAATTGGAAATCTATGGGAGGAAAATGCAACCAGTGAGGAACCAAGTGATTCAG AAGAAGTAAGACCGGCTCCAAGAAATAGGGAAAGAGCGTCTAGAAATCTAGCAGAGCAG AGGCAGAGAGCAGCGAGGATGAATCTTCGCGATCTCAAAGATTATTTTGATATCCCGATAAACCAAGCTTCGAGGCAATTGAACTTGTGTCCTACAGTTGTTAAAAAGATTTGCAGGAGAAATGGTATGAGTCGATGGCCTTATAGAAAG ATCAAATGCAACCAGAGAAAAATCTCAGAGTTTACTGCCATTTTGAATGCAAATGAAAGTACTGCAGCGGAAAGGACTATAGCAGCAAAGAATATTCGTAAGCTTGAAGCAGAAATATCTAAGTTTTATGCTGCAGgcaacaattaa
- the LOC136202892 gene encoding uncharacterized protein isoform X5 → MGDSDPLGPYDSSNNYDYFGIMNDSNPTLANLSSTNDPAASFNPFGGPITNVPPFLFNDPMAWNHIYNRPSNTTTQQSHEAGPSPAYNGREAGNDQPTLLDNRQPFRFWPSEASLFHNTTTHQSHEAGPSSTYNGREAGNDQPTFLDDRQPFQFRPSDASLFHNTTPHQSHEAGPSSSTYNGREAGNDQPTFLDNGQRFRFWPSEASLFHNTTTHQSHEAGPSSTHGGREAGNDQPTFLDDSQPLPLWPPEAAPYQCSCCQVLREIIHSDVAGKCATKLEIHGRLGIICHAILEIKDRVSMVPSASQFRMIDFCKKSIENVKEYLQQYCDDQSRAGLVLVQDPLSIFYEALCVGIGNLWEENATSEEPSDSEVRPAPRNRERASRNLAEQCRGREQRG, encoded by the exons ATGGGGGACTCCGATCCTCTAGGTCCATATGATAGTTCCAATAACTATGATTATTTCGGTATCATGAATGATTCTAATCCTACTCTTGCTAATTTATCTTCCACGAACGATCCCGCTGCTTCGTTTAATCCTTTTGGTGGTCCAATAACCAATGTCCCTCCTTTCCTTTTTAATGATCCAATGGCTTGGAATCATATTTATAACAGGCCAAGTAATACGACGACTCAGCAGTCTCACGAAGCAGGGCCGTCGCCTGCTTACAACGGAAGAGAAGCGGGAAATGATCAGCCAACACTTTTAGATAACAGGCAGCCTTTTCGATTTTGGCCATCGGAAGCATCCCTGTTCCATAATACGACAACGCATCAGTCTCACGAAGCAGGGCCATCGAGTACTTACAATGGAAGAGAAGCGGGAAATGATCAGCCAACGTTTTTAGACGACAGGCAGCCTTTTCAATTTCGGCCGTCAGACGCATCCCTGTTCCATAATACGACACCCCATCAGTCTCACGAAGCAGGGCCGTCGTCGAGTACTTACAACGGAAGAGAAGCAGGAAATGATCAGCCAACGTTTTTAGATAACGGGCAGCGTTTTCGATTTTGGCCATCGGAAGCATCCCTGTTCCATAATACGACAACGCATCAGTCTCACGAAGCAGGGCCGTCAAGTACTCACGGGGGAAGAGAAGCGGGAAATGATCAACCAACGTTTTTAGATGATAGTCAGCCTCTTCCACTTTGGCCACCGGAAGCAGCCCCATACCAGTGTAGTTGTTGTCAAGTTCTTAGAGAAATTATCCACAGTGATG TGGCAGGCAAATGCGCTACGAAACTAGAAATTCATGGAAGATTGGGAATCATATGCCATGCTATTCTTGAAATTAAGGATCGTGTCAGTATGGTTCCTTCAGCGTCTCAGTTTCGCATGATTGA tttttgtaagaaaagCATAGAGAATGTAAAGGAATATTTGCAACAGTACTGTGATGATCAGAGTAGGGCTGGATTAGTTTTGGTGCAAGATCCTCTCTCAATCTTCTACGAAGCTTTATGTGTTGGAATTGGAAATCTATGGGAGGAAAATGCAACCAGTGAGGAACCAAGTGATTCAG AAGTAAGACCGGCTCCAAGAAATAGGGAAAGAGCGTCTAGAAATCTAGCAGAGCAG TGCAGAGGCAGAGAGCAGCGAGGATGA
- the LOC136202890 gene encoding uncharacterized protein, whose amino-acid sequence MEQWIPLFDIFLKSLTPETDASLWLQQSFNASSSTPITTGSFLSLLTKPIDVIISNTSPSSTKRVMFIQTLPDMVQSRILSFLALDRDKFCNRSLSMLARSMLIENPEVDFWVKIAARNLLDEMFESNYEWISGFNLDSGAERDHSDFESLPSWLKDKANTDDLVLPWLPVSFDELNSREVFSSHESEQHSVNQVGESEGDNLDEVGEKMEIDLPVNAPLAQEIQNTATNLRDQILNFESRSKTIELANQIRELCLEGGGRDSFTVLGLIEPWNVDDDIASIVVSHLANGTDQEELAWPSQVLSSIILPKMLILEKPASRVLVTASIDYCKLHQKAAEYALLFPLIMRNSGINNPICDIVTRIFKECLHPVHVSAFLQKLLCDGDGKKRFICLPCHRSLISNELVWTESLFYLFHNLLIGNVQLTQDSVDKLVFHVHELAQSFSKSLRFGNFLLCFITKCSLLLKSHKLLLTKAVEQTNTLVTKSILSKLASF is encoded by the exons ATGGAGCAATGGATTCCACTCTTCGACATTTTCCTCAAATCCTTAACGCCTGAAACCGATGCGTCTCTGTGGTTGCAGCAATCTTTCAATGCCTCATCATCCACTCCGATCACTACTGGATCTTTCCTCTCCTTGCTTACCAAACCTATCGATGTCATTATCAGTAACACATCTCCATCGAGCACAAAGAG GGTCATGTTTATACAAACCCTCCCTGACATGGTGCAATCGAGAATTCTGTCATTTCTTGCTTTGGATCGCGATAAGTTTTGCAATCGGAGTTTGTCTATGTTGGCCAGGAGTATGTTGATTGAAAACCCGGAGGTTGATTTCTGGGTGAAGATTGCTGCCCGCAATCTGCTCGATGAAATGTTCGAGTCAAACTACGAGTGGATTTCCGGCTTCAACTTGGACTCTGGAGCGGAGAGAGATCATTCTGATTTCGAGTCGCTGCCTAGTTGGCTTAAGGATAAGGCTAACACGGATGACTTGGTTCTCCCTTGGCTGCCTGTTTCGTTTGATGAATTGAATTCAAGAGAAGTATTCAGTAGCCATGAAAGTGAACAGCATTCAGTGAATCAAGTTGGAGAGAGTGAAGGAGATAATTTAGATGAAGTTGGGGAGAAAATGGAGATTGATCTTCCTGTTAATGCTCCTCTAGCACAAGAAATTCAAAACACGGCAACTAATTTGAGAGACcagattttgaattttgaatctCGCTCTAAAACCATAGAATTAGCTAATCAAATTCGGGAGCTTTGTCTTGAGGGAGGAGGAAGGGATTCATTCACAGTTTTGGGCTTGATTGAACCATGGAATGTGGATGACGATATTGCTTCAATCGTTGTTTCTCATCTTGCAAATGGTACCGATCAAGAAGAGCTCGCGTGGCCAAGCCAAGTTCTCAGTTCAATTATCCTTCCAAAGATGCTGATTCTTGAGAAGCCAGCTTCTCGTGTGCTAGTTACTGCATCGATAGACTATTGCAAGCTTCACCAAAAAGCTGCTGAATATGCACTATTGTTTCCATTGATAATGAGAAACAGTGGTATCAACAACCCTATATGTGATATTGTTACAAGGATTTTTAAGGAATGCTTGCATCCAGTTCATGTTTCTGCATTTCTTCAGAAGCTTCTGTGTGATGGAGATGGTAAGAAAAGATTCATTTGTCTTCCTTGCCACAGATCTCTGATATCCAACGAACTGGTATGGACAGAATCATTGTTTTACCTTTTCCATAATTTATTGATAGGTAATGTTCAGTTAACACAAGATTCAGTTGATAAACTTGTTTTCCATGTTCATGAACTAGCTCAAAGTTTCTCAAAATCTTTAAGGTTTGGGAACTTTTTGTTATGTTTCATTACCAAatgttctttattactgaaGTCTCACAAACTCTTATTGACAAAAGCAGTTGAACAGACCAATACGCTTGTTACTAAATCTATATTATCAAAATTGGCTAGTTTTTAG
- the LOC136202892 gene encoding uncharacterized protein isoform X6: MPPLLHGLPTCAGKCLVAVAILSLGRSVRSKAKTIKAGMEQWIPLFDIFLKSLTPETEESLWLQQSFNASSTTPITTASFLSLLTKPIDVIISNTSPSSTKRIMFIQTLPGMVQSRNLPFLALERVAGKCATKLEIHGRLGIICHAILEIKDRVSMVPSASQFRMIDFCKKSIENVKEYLQQYCDDQSRAGLVLVQDPLSIFYEALCVGIGNLWEENATSEEPSDSEEVRPAPRNRERASRNLAEQRQRAARMNLRDLKDYFDIPINQASRQLNLCPTVVKKICRRNGMSRWPYRKIKCNQRKISEFTAILNANESTAAERTIAAKNIRKLEAEISKFYAAGNN; encoded by the exons ATGCCTCCCCTGCTGCATGGGTTACCCACGTGTGCCGGAAAATGCCTTGTGGCGGTGGCCATCCTCTCCTTGGGCCGCTCAGTCCGTTCTAAAG CCAAGACAATCAAAGCAGGAATGGAGCAATGGATTCCACTCTTCGACATTTTCCTCAAATCCTTAACGCCTGAAACCGAAGAGTCTCTGTGGTTGCAGCAATCTTTCAATGCCTCATCAACCACTCCGATCACCACTGCTTCATTCCTCTCCTTGCTCACCAAACCTATCGATGTCATTATCAGTAACACATCTCCATCGAGCACAAAGAG GATCATGTTTATACAGACCCTCCCTGGCATGGTGCAATCGAGAAATCTGCCCTTCCTTGCTTTGGAACGCG TGGCAGGCAAATGCGCTACGAAACTAGAAATTCATGGAAGATTGGGAATCATATGCCATGCTATTCTTGAAATTAAGGATCGTGTCAGTATGGTTCCTTCAGCGTCTCAGTTTCGCATGATTGA tttttgtaagaaaagCATAGAGAATGTAAAGGAATATTTGCAACAGTACTGTGATGATCAGAGTAGGGCTGGATTAGTTTTGGTGCAAGATCCTCTCTCAATCTTCTACGAAGCTTTATGTGTTGGAATTGGAAATCTATGGGAGGAAAATGCAACCAGTGAGGAACCAAGTGATTCAG AAGAAGTAAGACCGGCTCCAAGAAATAGGGAAAGAGCGTCTAGAAATCTAGCAGAGCAG AGGCAGAGAGCAGCGAGGATGAATCTTCGCGATCTCAAAGATTATTTTGATATCCCGATAAACCAAGCTTCGAGGCAATTGAACTTGTGTCCTACAGTTGTTAAAAAGATTTGCAGGAGAAATGGTATGAGTCGATGGCCTTATAGAAAG ATCAAATGCAACCAGAGAAAAATCTCAGAGTTTACTGCCATTTTGAATGCAAATGAAAGTACTGCAGCGGAAAGGACTATAGCAGCAAAGAATATTCGTAAGCTTGAAGCAGAAATATCTAAGTTTTATGCTGCAGgcaacaattaa